In the Manis javanica isolate MJ-LG chromosome 12, MJ_LKY, whole genome shotgun sequence genome, actgaaggaacagaacagcagcagactcagactccaagaaaggactaggttaccaaaggggaggggtgggagaggccggttggggagggagggagggaggagatggtggggtatcatgattggcccacatggtgtggggggatcatggggaacaCAGTGAAGgtaaatagggactctgtggcgtcttactacactggtggacagtgactgcattggggtgggggcaggacatgataacaggggtgaatgtagcagccacattgttttttcatgtgaaaccttcataggggtgtatatcaataacaccgtaataaaataagtaaataactaaataatcttacttcttggcaaatagtgaatctgtggcatcttcactgatggacagtgactgcaatggggtatggggggggctcaataacatgggtgaatgtattaaccacattgttttttcatgtgaaaccttcacaggggtgtatatcaataataccttaataataataataataaagaatcttatttcttaacttcctgggtgttaaaatgcaatcttatctttaagatgggatccttcctgcctttcactgtgTTACTTGCCACATTAATCGCCCAGGTTACGTATTACTtcattaggggctggaggaggaaaagcagcatttgggcaaagttaaagataaactgggcctttgagcaggctaaagtaaattttacaatagcctcatttaattgacacaatgaagatgtgggccatgctgaggtattttcttatctgggggatgttgaAACATTCCAAGCCAGGTTACTCCTGGCttcttagttttaactaatcttcactgaggaatgcttatactcctagtttgatattttactttagagaattaacgTGACTCtgattttgcttcattgtttaatagggagttttggtaggggtctttttccagaggccctcacgctactctgactacacccacggtccctgtctcggaatctctgtggctagttataaattactcagctgcagattaCAAACCGAAACGACAGAAagatataaacttttaaatacaagaaaatgcactgtcagttcccagaccaaagaaaagaaacttcattcccaCATAAAAAACACGAGATAcctcatgaaacatttttttatttcaaaggcgCTTCCTCCAGGAGGCCcctcccccgccgccccgccgcgggtcaCACTTGAATTTCAGCTCGCCGGGCCCTCCCCCTCGAGGCCCCCCGCCGGATAAATCCACACAACGCAaaacgcccgccggcctccccgtctgcgcggcccggctcggcccctccgcctgcggccccTTCCCGGGCGGCGGGAGCAGAGCAGGGGCACGGCTCCAGGCCGGGCTGACGCGCGCAGCGGGGCGGAGAGCAGCCGCGCTCACCAGCTGGGCCCGGACAGACCAGCAGCGGCTCCGGCGAGCCCCTACACCCCTGTCCCGGCGAACTTCGCCGGCCGGTCGGGCGTCCGCACCGGGAGCACCCGctccgctccctcccttcccgggCAGCCCCTCCGGCGGGGCGCGCCGACTTCCGACCCAGGCCGGGCCCCGCGAGCCCACCACTTGCGTCGGCCGCTTCCCAGCCCCCCGAGCTACCCGCTGCCCGCCGAGCCACTTGCACGGCCGCCCCCTGACCGGCTCCACCGCGACCTCAGGCGGGGGCAGGTTCCCCGCGCCCCGTCCGGGTCCGGCCGCGCACCACGGCCACCTACCTTCCAGCGTGCAGGGCCGTCGCTGTCGCCCTCATCCCTGAAGTGGGTCCCGCTCTGGCCCCTCCACCGCACATCAGCAGCGGGAGCCGCTTCTCCGCCGAGCTCTCGACGGCCTTGGCGATGCGGTCGGCGTGGGACAGGTTGCCCCACGCGTTGCGCGACTGCCCTAAGCGGCCGCCGAGGCCGAAGGCAGTCCCGCGCGGCGTCGGGGTTCCCGGTCGCGCCGCCCGACGGCACCGGCTGGAGGTGGTAGAGCTCGACTGGCTGAAGTCCGGACGGGCCAGCGGCCTCAAGTCCGGGTCGATCTCCAGCACCTGGACCGCTTCGGCCCTCCGCCCGCTACGGGAAAGCCGAGAAGGGGCAACTGCGGCGCCGGGAGCCCAGCGGGCGCGAGGAGGCGATCCGAGGCTGGGGGCGAGGTCGGTGCCGCCAGCGCACGTGTATCTGGAGGAAGGAGCAGCCAAGCACACCGAGAGCCCAGAACTTCGCGGGTCCATCAACATCTGGTCTCCTCCGGTTCCGCTGCGCAGACGGGACGGCGGACAGGGTCGGCAGACCGAAGCACGCAGGGTGCCGCGGGAGCGCCCTCTCCCGCCGGCACTCGCAACGGTAGCAACGGTAGCAACGGTACTAACGGTACTTAACGTTTCTCCGCGAGCGCCCAATGGCTGCCTTCGCCGCGGCACCGGCCCGCCCCTGACTGACGGACCCCGCGGCCAATGATCCCGCGGCGCTGAGGGGCAGGCGGCCAATGGGAGCGCGGCTGGGTGGGGTCGGGACGGAGGCCGGGCAGGGCCATGTTTTTCTTCACATTCCGGCTCGCCAACTTGGGACCGCTTGTGCTTTCCGGGCGCCTTCGCGTGTCTGAGGCCCTCGACCGCGCGGCGCTGTGGCTGCCAGCCGTGGACCCGCGtgcaggcggcggcggcgacacTTTGCTACTACTGAGGTGCGGGGCCGAGCGCTCGGGGAGCCTGGGAGCCCGCCGCTTCGCCTCTCGCGATCTCCGCGCGCGGCCGGGGCGGCGCGGGATTCCACTCGGTCGCCCCCTCTCGGCTCCGCCCGCGACCCCTCAGAGAGCTTGGGCCGGTGGGCGCGTGGGCTGGTCTGTTCGTTTCCCCCGACCCGTTGGCTCCCGTCCCGCGGGCCCCCCGCGCGGTGAGTGTCGCCTGCCTGAGCCAGATAAACgctaatattcttttattcaacagataaTTTATTTCAGAGAATTTATCTTAAATCaacaaattcaataaattttcacaaattttcGCTTGAAATTGCCTGTACTTTGTCAAGTTCATTTAGCTTCTGCTGccaagtcatttttttttattctttcacagcCAGATCCAAATATTGGCAATTACCAGTAACATGCTACTAGTTATCACTTACTTCCTAGCTTCAAGAACATCCCAGACTCTCAACCAACAGGCAAGACTAGTAAGAAAATTTTGAGGACTTTCATTGGCCAGGTTATGCCTTCTCTCTGTGAAAAACTGATCATTTTGGTTATATAATTCTTCCTACATGGTATGTATGATACATCCAAcccatatatttttccattttatacatCCACAATCACTTTAAGTGCTTCTATTTTATCCTCTCTAATAAGTAATTTCACAAGATTTCacaagatttcacaagaaaataaGATTAAAGCTGTAATTACAGACAAGTGACAACAAGCAGcatgactgattttttaaaatctctgaacTGTTTATTAAATTATTCAAAGCATGGTGTTTAAAGATGGGAATTACTCCATGGTCATTGCAATGTAAAGAATTATTACAGCTCACATAATTGACCCGGTATGGGATTTCTACACAGCTGAAGTtgatataaaactaaaaacaaaacaagtggaAAAGTCAATCAAACAATTAGATTGTGCACATGGATAACACATAAGAAAGATTcaagaaattttaagaattcaTATTACCAAAAATTGGCATAAAAATCCAAACGATGGAATAATAATTGTGACTGCCTTCAAATAAATGTGAGAAAAGCTATGTGCCTTCAGATGGTAAAGATGTGATCATATAAGAAgttgtaagttttattttcttatcatcgAGCTCCAGAAGTTCTCTTAGTAAGAAGGTCAGTGTTGATATAGAACAATACAAACTTATACTTAGAAAATTagatatagaaagagaaatatctgGAAGAATAACTTGATTATTCTCTTGAATTCAAGAATTATCtgaagagca is a window encoding:
- the LOC140845177 gene encoding uncharacterized protein isoform X1 translates to MLMDPRSSGLSVCLAAPSSRYTCAGGTDLAPSLGSPPRARWAPGAAVAPSRLSRSGRRAEAVQVLEIDPDLRPLARPDFSQSSSTTSSRCRRAARPGTPTPRGTAFGLGGRLGQSRNAWGNLSHADRIAKAVESSAEKRLPLLMCGGGARAGPTSGMRATATALHAGRFPMKQPSLLSWMRWWYKNKGRTDTCYIWMNPENIRLSKRSQMQKAT
- the LOC140845177 gene encoding uncharacterized protein isoform X2, whose amino-acid sequence is MLMDPRSSGLSVCLAAPSSRYTCAGGTDLAPSLGSPPRARWAPGAAVAPSRLSRSGRRAEAVQVLEIDPDLRPLARPDFSQSSSTTSSRCRRAARPGTPTPRGTAFGLGGRLGQSRNAWGNLSHADRIAKAVESSAEKRLPLLMCGGGARAGPTSGMRATATALHAGSSGLDSSFDW